GACGATTTGTTCGGTGGAAAAGAGATCGTAAAAGCTCCAACTTACATTAGTAGAGACTATAAACTGATATTAAGAATTACTATTGTAAATATTAGCGGCATGAGAACTCAAACCAAGAAAACGTATTCCTTTAATAAAAAAATCACTTTCTTGCAAGCAATTAAGGAGGTGGCGTCAAAAAGAGAAGGGCTTTTGAGCAAGCTCAAAGAGGGTAAGCATAAAGAGATAAAAATAAAAATACCGACATTAAGTCAGGCGTGGGGCAGATATATGGATATGAAGAAAAATCAACTATCCTCAAATACGCTTGCTTCCTATAATCTATTTACAAATAAATGGATACTGTCTGATTCTAAGCTAGCTAAAACGCCTATAACCCACATTACCACCGAAATGCTGCAAAGCATAGTAAATAAAATGCTAGATTTAGGTATGAGCCCTAGAACCTCAAAATCCGTTAAAGAAGCTCTTAGGCCTATGTTTAACCTATATGTTTTGGAGGGTATGGTTAAAACTAATCCAGCTAGCTTGATTCAAATACCTAAATTTGACAACCAGGTAAATATTGAGCTAGATGACGAAAAAATAAGGGAACTATACGATGCGCTATATGGTTATCCGGTAGAACCGTTTAGAAGTATATTTGTGTGGCTTTCGCAT
The DNA window shown above is from Campylobacter concisus and carries:
- a CDS encoding site-specific integrase, with protein sequence MADKLIKVNLDNADCKNIYFVNNDDLFGGKEIVKAPTYISRDYKLILRITIVNISGMRTQTKKTYSFNKKITFLQAIKEVASKREGLLSKLKEGKHKEIKIKIPTLSQAWGRYMDMKKNQLSSNTLASYNLFTNKWILSDSKLAKTPITHITTEMLQSIVNKMLDLGMSPRTSKSVKEALRPMFNLYVLEGMVKTNPASLIQIPKFDNQVNIELDDEKIRELYDALYGYPVEPFRSIFVWLSHGRRLNEVLSLEWRDINIPNGIYNIRYENNKVRKPMTYKLSNELLETLKNIDRQESGYIFHAITDKSKKIDKNTIRPHWEKILAKLGIKIRIHDLRHLIGGVLVSEGKTLEQIASILGHTSTNVTKRYSKVRREVAAESLDDFFKRVKNKNYCH